A region of Thiofilum sp. DNA encodes the following proteins:
- a CDS encoding FAD:protein FMN transferase, which translates to MTLQLQATEHGWAGYFQAMASPCMILLEQALPYEQAYQNLMHLAQEVWRIEHKYSRYQSDSVLSHINQNAGQVTAIDTETYQLLFVAQLLWQLSAGRFDATSGVLRRVWRFKGQNSIPTQEQINELLPFVGWDKVKLTTEHIKLQRGMQLDLGGVGKEYAADRCAHLAGELGLDHCLINLGGDIATDGRRANGEAWQIGIEDSQQVGKVGQTVPLLQGGMATSGDSFRFVEVGGQRYSHILDARTGWPVTGAPRSVTVAAPNCTEAGMLSTLALLHDAAAEPFLKQSGRPFWLQW; encoded by the coding sequence GTGACTTTGCAGCTACAAGCAACTGAGCACGGTTGGGCTGGCTATTTTCAGGCAATGGCTAGCCCTTGTATGATTTTACTAGAGCAAGCTCTGCCCTATGAGCAGGCTTATCAAAACCTAATGCACCTCGCTCAAGAGGTGTGGCGCATTGAGCATAAATATTCACGTTATCAATCTGATTCGGTATTAAGCCATATTAATCAAAATGCAGGTCAAGTGACGGCTATTGATACTGAAACCTATCAACTCCTGTTTGTAGCTCAACTATTATGGCAATTAAGCGCGGGGCGTTTTGATGCTACCAGTGGCGTATTGCGTCGTGTGTGGCGCTTTAAGGGACAAAACTCTATCCCCACTCAAGAGCAAATTAATGAGCTATTGCCTTTTGTTGGCTGGGATAAGGTCAAATTAACTACCGAGCATATTAAGTTACAAAGGGGTATGCAGCTTGATTTAGGTGGGGTAGGGAAAGAGTACGCCGCAGATCGCTGTGCTCATTTAGCGGGTGAGTTAGGTTTAGACCATTGTTTAATCAATCTGGGGGGAGATATTGCTACTGATGGTCGACGTGCTAATGGCGAGGCGTGGCAGATTGGGATTGAAGATAGTCAGCAAGTGGGGAAAGTAGGGCAAACTGTACCGCTCTTGCAAGGCGGAATGGCTACCAGTGGTGATAGTTTTCGTTTTGTCGAAGTGGGGGGACAGCGTTATAGCCATATACTAGATGCACGCACGGGCTGGCCTGTAACGGGTGCACCGCGCTCAGTCACAGTAGCTGCTCCTAATTGCACCGAGGCGGGCATGTTAAGCACTTTAGCGCTATTACATGACGCAGCAGCAGAGCCTTTTTTAAAGCAAAGCGGGCGTCCCTTTTGGTTGCAGTGGTAG
- a CDS encoding zinc ribbon domain-containing protein YjdM, with product MNDFPPCPQCHSTYTYEDNNQYICPECGHEWSKDAPVETSDAALQVIDANGNPLQDGDSVTVIKNLKVKGSSLVVKVGTKVKNIRLVEGDHNIDCKIEGIGAMQLKSEFVKKA from the coding sequence ATGAATGATTTTCCACCCTGCCCTCAATGCCACTCGACCTATACTTACGAGGATAACAATCAATACATTTGCCCTGAATGTGGACACGAATGGTCAAAAGACGCACCGGTTGAAACCAGTGACGCAGCGTTGCAAGTGATTGATGCAAATGGTAATCCCCTACAAGATGGCGATAGCGTGACCGTGATTAAAAATCTCAAAGTCAAAGGCTCGTCTTTAGTAGTGAAAGTGGGTACTAAAGTAAAAAATATTCGTTTAGTCGAAGGCGATCATAATATTGATTGCAAGATTGAAGGCATCGGCGCAATGCAATTAAAATCAGAGTTTGTGAAGAAAGCGTAG
- a CDS encoding 3'-5' exonuclease, producing MTHPLSPYSYYLIIDLEATCCDQNTVPRKAMETIEIGAVMVDASSLQIVAEFNTFIKPMRHPILTPFCTTLTTIEQTDVDSAPTYPEAIQTLQHWLQPYENIVFCSWGDYDYNQLRQDSEYHQLPFPIDAPHVNIKKLFSTTQQLPKAYGMNYALRLARLTLQGTHHRGIDDARNMARLLPWILGQQTL from the coding sequence ATGACACATCCTTTATCCCCCTATTCTTATTACTTAATCATTGATTTAGAAGCCACTTGTTGCGATCAAAATACTGTGCCGCGCAAAGCGATGGAAACCATTGAGATCGGTGCAGTGATGGTTGACGCCTCCTCTTTACAAATAGTCGCTGAGTTTAATACCTTTATTAAGCCTATGCGCCACCCGATTCTCACACCGTTTTGCACCACCTTAACCACGATTGAGCAAACCGATGTGGATAGCGCCCCCACCTATCCTGAAGCGATTCAAACCTTGCAGCACTGGTTGCAACCTTATGAAAATATAGTATTTTGTTCTTGGGGTGATTACGACTATAACCAATTAAGACAAGATAGTGAGTATCATCAGTTACCCTTTCCCATAGACGCACCGCATGTAAATATTAAAAAGCTCTTTTCCACCACTCAGCAATTACCTAAAGCGTATGGGATGAATTATGCGCTAAGGTTAGCGCGACTAACGCTACAAGGCACTCATCATCGCGGTATTGATGATGCGCGTAATATGGCGAGATTACTGCCTTGGATTTTAGGACAACAAACTCTTTAA
- a CDS encoding GNAT family N-acetyltransferase produces the protein MLPLSIRTATLKDATAISLLLAQLGYQTPADKLKPLLNPAHDPAIYVAILDNKVVGVMSLIYFDYLPSAERYCRIMTLVVDQALRGWGIGKALMAQAQQKALEQHCQVLELTTGLQRADAQAFYEHLGFERVSYKYIQRLPKAT, from the coding sequence ATGCTGCCTCTATCAATTCGCACCGCCACTCTTAAAGATGCTACCGCTATTTCCTTATTATTGGCTCAACTAGGCTATCAAACCCCTGCGGATAAACTTAAACCGCTATTAAACCCCGCTCATGATCCCGCTATTTATGTTGCCATATTAGATAATAAAGTGGTTGGGGTCATGAGCTTAATTTACTTTGATTACTTACCTAGTGCAGAACGCTACTGTCGTATTATGACCTTAGTCGTGGATCAAGCACTGCGCGGGTGGGGGATAGGTAAAGCATTAATGGCACAGGCACAACAAAAGGCTCTAGAGCAACATTGTCAAGTATTGGAACTCACCACTGGTCTGCAACGTGCTGATGCACAGGCTTTTTATGAACATTTAGGGTTTGAACGGGTTTCCTATAAGTATATTCAACGCCTGCCAAAAGCTACCTAA
- a CDS encoding ML domain-containing protein, with translation MPQETCNWSYTITSDASCELLKITSFSVSTTRINPGQTIECRLQGSLLRSLEEGAYADVIVKLGSVSIWKKTYDLNEVLGKIGKPLPQPEGDFDLVWQMDLPKEIPLTKFIINLSAFTFDEDELASAKLTVDMNKKY, from the coding sequence ATGCCCCAAGAAACTTGCAATTGGTCTTATACAATTACTAGCGATGCCTCCTGTGAGTTGCTAAAAATTACTTCGTTTTCTGTTTCAACTACTCGTATTAATCCAGGACAAACGATTGAGTGCAGACTGCAAGGTAGTCTCTTAAGATCGCTGGAAGAAGGTGCTTATGCAGATGTCATAGTAAAACTTGGCTCGGTTAGTATTTGGAAGAAAACCTATGATCTAAATGAAGTTTTGGGCAAAATTGGCAAGCCACTACCTCAACCAGAAGGTGATTTTGATCTTGTCTGGCAGATGGATCTTCCAAAAGAAATACCACTGACAAAATTTATTATCAATTTATCGGCTTTTACCTTTGATGAAGATGAGTTAGCTTCTGCGAAGCTCACTGTAGATATGAATAAAAAGTATTGA
- a CDS encoding LysR family transcriptional regulator, which produces MKQSPYFLRGRFWIESPTGTFLGQGRVVLLEHIRTYGSISAAARVMNMSYRQAWQLVNTMNSHSTAPLVESVTGGKGGGGAILTATGERAISLYYAVKQDFEQFLEQRSQQLDW; this is translated from the coding sequence ATGAAACAGAGTCCTTATTTTTTACGCGGTCGTTTTTGGATTGAAAGCCCTACCGGAACCTTTCTAGGTCAGGGGCGTGTGGTGCTATTGGAGCATATTCGTACTTATGGTTCGATCAGTGCGGCGGCACGGGTGATGAATATGTCGTATCGTCAAGCATGGCAATTAGTCAATACTATGAATAGTCATAGTACCGCGCCTTTGGTGGAAAGTGTGACCGGAGGTAAAGGTGGGGGTGGCGCTATATTAACCGCCACCGGTGAGCGAGCGATTAGTCTTTATTACGCGGTTAAACAAGATTTTGAGCAGTTTTTAGAGCAGCGTTCACAACAGTTAGACTGGTAA